A single genomic interval of Cucumis sativus cultivar 9930 chromosome 7, Cucumber_9930_V3, whole genome shotgun sequence harbors:
- the LOC101214671 gene encoding 40S ribosomal protein S4-3 translates to MARGLKKHLKRLNAPKHWMLDKLGGAFAPKPSSGPHKSRECLPLILILRNRLKYALTYREVIAILMQRHVLVDGKVRTDKTFPAGFMDVVSIPKTSENFRLLYDTKGRFRLHSVRDEEAKYKLCKVRSVQFGQKGIPYLNTYDGRTIRYPDPLIKANDTIKLDLESNKIADFIKFDVGNVVMVTGGRNRGRVGVIKNREKHKGSFETIHIQDATGHEFATRLGNVFTVGKGTKPWVSLPKGKGIKLSIIEEARKRLASQAAVTA, encoded by the exons ATG GCAAGGGGACTGAAGAAGCATTTAAAGAGGCTCAATGCTCCGAAGCATTGGATGCTTGACAAGCTTGGTGGTGCATTT GCCCCCAAACCTTCATCTGGACCTCACAAGTCGAGGGAATGCCTCCCTTTGATCCTTATATTGAGAAACCGACTCAAATATGCCCTCACGTACCGTGAGGTAATTGCAATATTAATGCAACGACATGTTTTGGTCGATGGGAAGGTTAGGACAGACAAGACTTTCCCTGCTGGTTTCATGG ACGTTGTGTCAATTCCCAAAACAAGTGAGAATTTCCGGCTTCTTTATGACACAAAAGGCCGATTTCGTTTACACTCAGTTAGGGATGAGGAGGCCAAG TATAAGCTGTGCAAAGTTCGCTCCGTACAGTTTGGGCAAAAGGGCATCCCTTATCTGAACACCTATGATGGACGCACAATCCGTTATCCTGACCCTTTAATCAAGGCGAATGACACCATCAAGCTGGACCTCGAGTCCAACAAGATTGCAGATTTCATCAAGTTCGATGTAGGAAATGTTGTGATGGTTACCGGTGGAAGAAACAGAGGCAGGGTTGGAGTGATAAAGAATAGGGAGAAGCATAAGGGAAGCTTTGAAACAATCCACATTCAGGATGCAACTGGGCACGAATTTGCTACTCGGCTGGGCAATGTGTTCACAGTTGGCAAGGGGACTAAGCCATGGGTGTCCCTACCTAAGGGCAAGGGTATTAAATTATCCATCATCGAAGAAGCCAGGAAGAGGCTGGCAAGCCAAGCCGCAGTTACTGCTTGA